A single genomic interval of Peromyscus leucopus breed LL Stock chromosome 7, UCI_PerLeu_2.1, whole genome shotgun sequence harbors:
- the LOC114688081 gene encoding olfactory receptor 8B3-like codes for MGLENGSLVTEFILQGLTNDPDLQLPLFLLFLLIYTTTALGNAALIILIVLNSHLHTPMYFFLLNLSCIDLCYSSVITPKMLMNFLVRKNVISYMGCMTQLYFFCFFGTCESCVLTSMAYDRYVAICNPLLYNVTMSPKVCSYLMLGSYIMGFSGAMIHTGCILRLTFCDRNTINHYFCDLFPLLQLSCTSTYVNEIEILIVGGKDIIVPSVIIFTSYCFILSNILQMRSTAGIAKAFSTCSSHILAVSLFFGSCAFMYLQPSSPGSMDQGKISSVFYTIVVPMMNPLIYSLRNKDVKVALRKTFSRRRL; via the coding sequence ATGGGTTTGGAAAATGGTTCTTTGGTGACAGAATTCATTCTACAGGGATTAACAAATGACCCTGATCTCCAGTTGCCACTGTTCTTACTCTTTCTGCTAATATATACAACCACAGCACTGGGGAATGCAGCTTTGatcattttaattgtgctgaattCTCACCTCCATActcccatgtacttttttcttttaaacttgtCCTGCATTGACCTCTGTTATTCCTCTGTAATCACACCCAAAATGCTGATGAACTTCTTAGTAAGGAAGAATGTTATCTCTTACATGGGATGCATGACCCAGctgtatttcttctgtttttttggcACATGTGAAAGTTGTGTTCTGACATCAATGGCCTATGACCGTTACGTGGCTATCTGTAATCCACTCTTGTATAATGTTACTATGTCCCCCAAGGTATGTTCCTATCTTATGCTTGGTTCATACATAATGGGATTTTCTGGTGCCATGATCCACACTGGATGCATCCTAAGACTGACTTTCTGTGACAGGAACACCATCAACCACTATTTCTGTGACCTTTTCCCTTTGCTGCAGCTCTCCTGCACCAGCACATATGTCAATGAGATAGAGATTCTTATTGTAGGTGGGAAAGATATCATTGTGCCCAGTGTCATTATCTTTACCTCTTATTGCTTCATCCTTTCTAATATCCTTCAAATGAGATCCACTGCAGGCATAGCCAAAGCCTTCAGCACATGCAGCTCCCACATTCTTGCTGTTTCTCTATTCTTTGGATCCTGTGCATTTATGTATCTTCAACCCTCCTCACCTGGATCTATGGATCAGGGAAAAATATCTTCTGTCTTTTATACCATTGTGGTTCCCATGATGAACCCCTTAATTTATAGCTTGAGAAACAAGGATGTTAAAGTCGCCCTGAGAAAAACCTTTAGCAGGAGGAGGCTTTGA
- the LOC114688068 gene encoding LOW QUALITY PROTEIN: olfactory receptor 8B3-like (The sequence of the model RefSeq protein was modified relative to this genomic sequence to represent the inferred CDS: inserted 1 base in 1 codon) — MGLKNGSLVTEFILQGLTNDPDLQLPLFLLFLLIYTTTALGNAALVTLIVLNSHLHTPMYFFLLNLSCIDLWYSSVITPKMLMNFLVRKNVISYVGCMTQVYFFCFFAVSECCVLTTMAYDRYVAICNPLLYNTAMSPKMCSYLMLGSYIMGFSGAMIHTGWMLRXDRNTINHYFCDLLPLLQLSCTNTFANEIEIIIVGGIYIFVPSVIIFTSYGFILSIIFQMRSTEGRSKAFSTCSSHIIALSLFFGSGVFMYIQLSPVGSMDQGKRSSIFYTILVPMMNPLIYSLRNKDVKVALRKTFIRRLF, encoded by the exons ATGGGTCTGAAAAACGGTTCTTTGGTGACTGAATTCATTCTACAGGGATTGACAAATGACCCTGATCTCCAGTTACCCCTGTTCTTACTCTTTCTGCTAATATATACAACCACAGCACTGGGGAATGCAGCTTTGGTAACTTTAATTGTGCTGAATTCTCACCTTCATACCCccatgtattttttccttttaaacttgtCCTGCATTGACCTCTGGTATTCCTCTGTTATTACACCCAAAATGCTGATGAATTTCTTAGTAAGGAAGAATGTTATCTCCTACGTGGGATGTATGACCCAGgtatatttcttctgtttttttgctGTCAGTGAATGCTGTGTTCTGACAACAATGGCCTATGACCGTTATGTGGCTATCTGTAACCCACTCTTGTATAACACTGCAATGTCTCCCAAGATGTGTTCCTATCTTATGCTTGGTTCATACATAATGGGATTTTCTGGTGCCATGATCCACACTGGATGGATGCTTA TTGACAGAAACACCATCAACCACTATTTCTGTGATCTGCTTCCTCTTTTGCAGCTCTCCTGCACCAACACTTTTGCCAATGAGATAGAGATTATTATTGTAGGTGGGATATATATCTTTGTGCCCAGTGTCATTATCTTTACCTCTTATGGATTCATCCTCTCtatcatttttcaaatgagaTCCACTGAGGGCAGATCTAAAGCCTTTAGCACCTGCAGCTCTCACATAAttgctctttctctgttctttggttcgggtgtatttatgtatattcaGCTCTCCCCAGTTGGGTCTATGGATCAGGGAAAAAGGTCTTCCATTTTTTATACCATATTGGTCCCTATGATGAACCCATTAATCTATAGCTTGAGGAACAAAGATGTTAAAGTTGCCCTGAGAAAAACCTTTATCAGGAGGTTGTTTTGA
- the LOC114688079 gene encoding olfactory receptor 145-like: protein MAVANGSLVMEFILLGITGEPDLQVPLFLLFLVIYLVTTLGNLTLIILMVLNSHLHTPMYFFLSNLSLIDLCYSSVIIPKMLMNFLVQKNVISYAGCLTQLYIICFFGISECYMLTAMAYDRYVAICNPRLYNIAMSPKVCFYLMLGSYLMGFSGATIHNGFMLRLTFCDVSTINHYFCDILCPLLQLSCTSTYINEMELLIVAGKDIIVPTVIIFTSYGFILSNILKINSTEGRSKAFSTCSSHIIAVTLFFGSCAFMYLKPSSAGSMDQGKISSVFYNIVVPMMNPLIYSLRNKDVKIALKKTLTKRKF, encoded by the coding sequence ATGGCTGTGGCAAATGGCTCATTAGTGATGGAATTCATACTCTTGGGGATAACAGGAGAGCCTGACCTCCAAGTACCCCTCTTCTTACTCTTTCTAGTAATATATCTGGTAACCACATTAGGAAATTTGACCTTGATCATTCTAATGGTGCTGAACTCTCACCTTcacacccccatgtactttttcctctCTAACTTGTCCCTCATAGACCTCTGCTATTCTTCAGTGATTATACCCAAAATGTTGATGAACTTCTTAGTACAGAAGAATGTTATCTCTTACGCGGGGTGCCTGACTCAGCTCtacattatttgcttttttggCATTTCTGAATGTTACATGCTGACAgcaatggcctatgatcgctacGTGGCTATCTGCAATCCACGCTTGTATAACATTGCTATGTCCCCTAAGGTGTGCTTCTATCTTATGCTTGGATCATATTTGATGGGATTTTCTGGAGCCACGATCCACAATGGTTTCATGCTTCGACTGACCTTCTGTGATGTGAGCACCATCAACCATTACTTCTGTGATATCCTCTGCCCTTTACTGCAGCTCTCCTGTACCAGTACCTACATCAATGAGATGGAGCTGCTCATTGTAGCAGGAAAAGACATCATTGTGCCCACAGTCATCATCTTTACATCTTATGGCTTCATCCTTTCCaacattctcaaaataaattctaCTGAAGGCAGGTCCAAAGCCTTCAGCACTTGTAGCTCCCACATAATTGCTGTTACTCTGTTCTTTGGATCATGTGCATTTATGTATCTAAAACCCTCCTCAGCTGGGTCTATGGATCAGGGAAAAATATCttctgtattttataatattgtgGTCCCCATGATGAACCCATTAATCTACAGCCTTAGGAACAAGGATGTTAAAATTGCTCTGAAAAAAACTCTAACCAAAAGAAAGTTTTAG